The following proteins are encoded in a genomic region of Candidatus Manganitrophaceae bacterium:
- a CDS encoding SDR family oxidoreductase: protein MAEEEKRQQRPPQRQERQPGIEAKMTPPPQSKERHYRGSGKLLGKAALITGGDSGIGRAVAIAFAKEGADVAIGYLSEHQDAEETRRLIEKEGRRCITIAGDIGEESFCRQMVGQTIEAFGQLDIVVNNAAEQHPQEGLEQISAEQLERTFRTNVFSFFYVTKAALPHLREGSAVINTASVTAYKGSPHLLDYSATKGAIVAFTRSLSQSLIERGIRVNGVAPGPIWTPLIPAEAKSAEQVAEFGGNVPMGRAGEPDEVAPTYVFLASEDASYYAGQVLHPNGGVVVNG from the coding sequence ATGGCAGAGGAAGAAAAAAGACAGCAACGTCCCCCGCAGCGCCAGGAGCGTCAGCCGGGGATTGAAGCAAAGATGACGCCGCCGCCTCAATCGAAAGAGCGCCATTATCGAGGAAGCGGAAAACTGTTGGGAAAGGCGGCGCTGATCACCGGCGGCGACAGCGGAATCGGACGGGCGGTGGCGATCGCCTTTGCCAAAGAGGGAGCCGATGTCGCCATCGGCTATCTCTCCGAACATCAGGATGCGGAGGAGACGCGGCGTTTGATCGAAAAAGAGGGACGCCGCTGCATCACGATCGCGGGGGATATCGGTGAGGAGAGTTTTTGTCGCCAAATGGTCGGTCAGACGATCGAGGCTTTTGGGCAACTGGATATCGTTGTGAATAATGCGGCCGAACAGCATCCCCAAGAGGGATTAGAGCAGATCAGCGCCGAGCAGCTTGAACGGACGTTTCGGACCAATGTTTTTTCTTTTTTTTATGTCACCAAAGCCGCCCTGCCGCATTTGCGGGAGGGGAGCGCCGTCATCAATACCGCTTCGGTGACCGCTTACAAGGGAAGCCCCCATCTGCTTGATTATTCCGCGACCAAAGGGGCGATTGTCGCTTTTACCCGTTCTTTGTCGCAGTCGCTCATCGAGCGGGGGATTCGTGTTAACGGTGTGGCCCCCGGTCCGATCTGGACGCCGCTGATCCCGGCCGAGGCAAAATCAGCGGAACAGGTTGCCGAGTTTGGAGGCAATGTTCCGATGGGGCGGGCGGGGGAGCCGGATGAAGTCGCGCCGACCTATGTTTTCCTTGCCTCGGAGGATGCATCCTATTATGCCGGCCAGGTGCTTCATCCGAATGGAGGGGTTGTCGTAAACGGCTAA